The sequence TGTAAAAGTATGATAATCTGCAAAATAACTGATTTTTTTAAATTTTTATGAATAATGCAGGCTAAATTATTAAGAAATTATCTTTAATTTTGTAAAAAATACAACTTTCAACTTATGAAAAATCTAAAAAACATACTCCTTTCATTATTTATTTTCGCATCATTAATTGCTCATTCACAAAGTCCCGAGGTAAGTATAACTACCGGTCATGCCGGATTAATAATGAGAGTAGCATTGGCTCCTCAAGGAAATCTTGTTGCCAGCAACGGAGCAGACCATCTTATAAAAATTTGGGACAAAAGTTCCGGCAAGGAAATTACAACTTTAAGTAATAAAGTTAAAGGCGTAGATAACGAACAAAGAATTGAATCAATGAAATTCTTTGATGACGGAGAGCATTTATTTACATCTGATGAAAACGGTACTTTAAAAGTATGGAATATTAAAGAAGAAAAAATAATTAAAAGCTTTGAAGGTACCCGCGGAATATCGGGTTTATCTGCTGATATTGCCGGCAACAGAATTGTTTATACCGATAAATCTTTGTCCCTCGTTGTTGCTGATCTTGATAATCGTCCCTTAAAAATAATTCCAGACCTTAATATTCTAAACATCAAAATAGTACCTGATAATCCTGATCAAATTTTTGCTGTAGATCTTCAAAAGAATTACTTTATATACGATATTGTAAAAGAAGAAAAACTTATTCAATTTGAAAATACAGGAAGTTTTTTATTAAAAGCTGCAATCAGTCAAAACGGAAAATATCTTGCAGGTGTTTACGGTGATATGACACTCACAATTTGGGATATAAAAACAGGTGCAGTTATCAAAAAGCTTACGGGTATGAAACCTCATGAAATTAAATTTCATCCCAAAACTAATGAACTCATGGTTTTGCATAGTGACAATAAAACCGGAGAAAATCTAATATATATATATGACAATAAGAAATTTGAACTTATACGTAAAGTTATAAATATTGGCTCATTTGCAACTATTATGGATTTATCAGCAAACGGTAAATATATTGCAATAAATTCCTCGCAATTTGAAAATAATGCCTATTCATATACAATAAATTTAATTAATTGGAAATCAGGAAAAAAGATCAAAACACTTAAAAGCAGAGCTCATGCTGTTTGGCAAATAGCTGCTGCAAAAAATTCTCCGAGAATTGCTTCACTGTGCGGAGATTTGAATTTGAGAATTTGGAATATATCAACTTTGCAAATTGAAAAGGTTTTTCCGTATATTCAAAAAATTGCTGTAAACGGCACCGGTAATATATTAGCTATGCGTGGTTATAATGCTGAGATACCGGGCTATAACGCAATTATGTTTTGGGATTTGGATTCGGCAAAATTTAAAGGTTTTATTCCTTTTACTGATATTTTATTTGATATGAAATTCTGTGCTGATAATAAACATATTATTGTAATGACTTTCAGTAATGAAATTGCAGTATGGAATATTAACAGCAAGATCTACAATACCGAAACTAAAGAAACAATTATCATTGAAGAAGCTCACAGTATGATTGGTGCCAGTGATCTGAAATTCAGTTCTGACGGAAAATATTTACTTACCGGAAGTTTTGATCAGGAAGTTGCAGCATGGGAAACAGGCACTTGGAAGAAAATTGCAAGTTACACAGGAAATATCGGACCTGTGAGTTGCGTAAACATTAATTTTGATAATGACGAACTGGCAAGCGGTGCAATGGGCAGTACAGTTACAGAATCTGACTATGCCGTTAATGTTTGGAATACATCTCAACATGAATTGATATGTAGTTTAATAGGTCATGAATTAGCCGTTAACAGTATTGCCTTTAATAAACAAAACCGTTTATTATTCAGCGGAAGCACAGACGGAACTATAAAAGTTTGGAATTTAAACAGTTGCAAAGAAATTATGTCATGTATTTCAATTGATTATGAAGATTATATTTTTGTTACACCTGATTATCATTACACAGGATCAAAAGATGCCTTAAAAGGTGTCGGGTTTAAAATGAACGGAACAAAATTATATCCGTTTGAACAATATGATCTTCGTCTTAACAGGCCTGATATTATTGCGGAAAGGCTTAATATTGCACCTGCAAATCTGATAAAAGCATTTAAAAGAGCCTACCAAAAACGCCTTGAAAAAATGGGTTACAACGAAGATATGTTAAATAATGATTTCACTATACCAACATTAATTATTGAAAATAAAAACGATATTGCATTTCAATCAAAATCAAATGAATTGACCATTGATATTTCAGCTTCTGATAAAACCTATCCTCTTGACAGAATCAACATATGGATTAATGATGTTCCGATATACGGCAGAGACGGTATAAACCTCAAGGATAATAATGCTGAAAAGATCAATAAAAAAATAAAGCTGCAACTCTCCGAAGGAAAAAATAAAATACAGGTTTCTGTATTAAATTCTAAAGGTGTTGAATCATTAAAAGAAACTATTGAGATCATAGCTCCTGAACTAAAGAAAAAACCTGATTTATATATTGTTGCTGTTGGAGTGTCTGACTATATGAATGATGAATATGACCTGAATTATGCGGCTAAAGATGCCAATGATCTGACAGCCATTTTTGAAAAGAAAAAAGATAAGTTTGAAAATATTCATATTATAAAGATATTAGACCATGATGCTACTAAAGAGAACATTTTGAAAACAAAGAAAGAACTTGAAAAAACAAGAATAAATGATTTAGTAATTATTTATACAGCCGGTCACGGTTTTCTAAATGATAATTTAGATTATTTTTTTGCTACAACTGATATTGATATTTTTAACCCGTCAAAAAACGGATTATCTTACGAAGAACTGGAAAGTTTACTTGAAAATATTCCTGCCCGCAAAAAATTGCTTTTAATGGATGCTTGCCACAGCGGTGAAATTGATTTTGACGAATATGATCTGTATGTGGATAATATGAGTGATAATGTTGTAGCAAGAAGTGTGTATGTTTCCAAAACTTCTGCCTCCCATATCGGATTGGATAATTCTTTTCGATTAATGAAAGAACTGTTTGCAGATTTAAGACGCGGTTCCGGTGCTGTTGTTATTTCTTCGGCAGGAGGTGTTGAATATGCTTTCGAATCTGATAAATTAAAAAACGGAGTATTTACTTATGTTTTAATTAATGCTTTAAAATTATTGAAAGCCAATGATAACGGGGATAATTCAATTACAATTTCTGAATTGCAAAAATACGTTATGAAAACCGTAAGTGATCTTACAAAAGGCAGGCAAAATCCAACAGTCAGAAGAGAAAATTTGGAATTTGATTTTGAGGTTTGGTAAAGGATTGATTAATATTTGAATTAATTATATATTACCTTACAATTTAACTATTAAAACAGTAACATCATCTCTTTGAGGTGTATTTCCTCTATATTTCTCAAATATTTGTTTCATAAAATATTTTTGTTTTTCAATATCAAATTTAGCAAGTTCTTCTATCATTTTTTTAAACGTATTTCTTCCGAAACAATTGTGTTCTATGTCGCCTTGCTCTATGAAACCGTCAGTGGAAATGTACAATATGTCCTCTTTTTCTAATAGTAATTCATGTTCTTCAAATTCACTATTATCAAAATATTCACCTCCGATTGGTTTTCTGCTTCCACTAATACAGTTGACCTTTTTTTCATTTTTTTGATAGTAAAACAGTGGAAGTTTGGCTCCTGAAAATATAACTTTCATTTTTCCTTCTTTTGTTTCTTCTGTAGCACACAAAGCAATACTCATTCCGTCACTATTATTGGAATATTCTTGATTTAATATTTTTTTTATGTTTTCATCCAAAAAATTCAGAATTTCTTTTGGTTGAAAAATCTGTTTAGTATGAACAATTTCTTCTAATAATCTTGAACCTATAAAAGACAAAAATGCACCGGGAACTCCATGTTCTGTACAATCAACAGCTGCAATAAATTTTCTTTTATTTAAAACATCAGCAGTCCAATAAAAATCACCGGAAACAATATCTTTCGGGAAAAAAACTAATTCAGTTTGATATTCATCATGTAGTTTTTGTTCATTGACCATAATAGATCTTTGAATAGTTTTTGCGAAATTAAGAGTTGAATCAAGCATTATGTTTTTCTGCTCAACATGCATTCTTTGTGTAAAAAGTTCTTGTTTTAATTTTTCTTGTTCTTTTGAACGTCTGTATAGTTCAGAGTTTGTTTGTTCAAACTGAAGTTTTTGTGTTAAAAGTTCTTGTTTTAATTTTTCTTGTTCTTTTGATTGTTTAATAAGTTCATTATTTGATTGGTCAACTTCAAGTCTTCCGGCAAAATGTTCTTGTTTTAACTTTTCAGATTCTTTTTTTAATTTGATAATGTTTTTTTCATAAGATGATTTATTAGTTTTACGTTCTTGATTAAATTCTCTGTATAACTTTTTATATTTTATTATTTTATTACTGTACTCTTGCGAAATATTTTCTTTTTCTTTGATTTGTTTGAATTGACGAAAAAGAATTATCCAAAAAATAACGATTGTTAATAATATAACAATAAAAAATGTTATATGAGTAATTAGCACTGTTAACCTTTGCTCCTTAACAATATCAGTAATATTATTTGTCAGCAGTTGAATATTCCATAAATATGATAAGAAAATTACTGTTCCTGTAACAATAATAATCAATATCATAACAATATTACCTTTAAACTTCATAATAAATCAGGTCTTATATTTGTTTATAAAAGTTAAGAATCATTAATGGTCATATATACTAAAGTTTGATTTAATAAACAATAAGCAATTTCACCAAAAGTAATAGGTCCGCCTATTTCCACTTTATTGTTCTCTAAATCTCCGTATAAATAATTTAAGATACAATTACATGAAAAAGCCATTTCATTATAAATTTGTGAAACTTTAATTTTAAATTCTGTAACATAATTTTCAATAGGTTCGGCAAATTTGTATATCCTGTTTGGAAAAATCGGAGCGTAAAAATGTACAATTCCATTTTCAATATCGACTTCTTTTATGCTGACATTAATTCCAATCCCGGAGTAATCTGCAACAATTGGTAATTTTGTGTCAATTTTTTTAGAATTAATATAATCTGCAAAATTTTCTTTTTCACCGTTAATTATACATTCTTTTGCCGAAAAACCGGATGTTATAAATTTTATTGAATCACCTGTCTCATCTCTTTTAAAAATGTTCACAATATTAATTCCGGCTTTTTTATTATCAGGCAGTTTTACGTGAAGTGCAATTGCTTTATCTTTATTGCTTTCTTTAATTAAACCGTTGTAAATTTTTGCTACAGGATTTTTTGAATTTAAATCAAAACCGGAAATCCAACCGACAAAGGGATTTCTGTATAAATTTTTAATCTTCCAATTATTTACGGCAAAATATTGGTGTATTTCAGAAAAAGCAGGAATAATAAAAAGTGTAAAACCGTTTTCAAAAAAATTAACAAATATTTCTTCATAATTGCTTATATCATATGCTTTGATTTTAAAGTCTTCTGCGAAATCTGTAAGATCATCAACATATATTTCATTCTGACTGAATACTCCGCCTTTATCTTTTGTCATAAAATACGGAATTGTTCCTGCTATCCAGTTTCCTTTCGGAAGTCGTGAAAGAACTTGTTCATCTCCTGCAAGAGATAATATTCTTCCATTTTTAATCAGTTCTGTAACTTTCTCAATTGAATATATTATTTTTTTCATTATTAATATTATGTGATTTACAAATTATGTACTGAATAGTATCATGTCAAGCAAAACTTTTCAAAATAATTCTGCTTTACTTTTTCGTTAACTAAAAAAAAATACTGTTATACAAATATACAAAAATTTCTGTTCCATTCCAAAATATACCAAGTAGAAGATATATAATATTTTTGCAAACTTCAAATGTTAACCTGAATAATTAGCTTCGTTGAGCACTTCGTGGTTCAAACACTTTCACTTTATTTCAAAATTATCAACTTTTCCAAACTCTAAACATCAGTTTCAACAGCTTCCGTAATTGAAATAACAAATGCGATAATCTTTGGTCTCGCAAGCAGCATACTACACCTTTTTTCTAAAGATCATATTGTTGTCTGAACTTTTTTTTGTAACTTAGCAGGTGTGGTGTATAATAATAATATTATGAAACAAAAGCAACTTAATATTACTGATCAATCTCTCATAAAAAGCGAAGAAAAGTTCAGAACCTTCTTTGAGTCATCAACAGATGCTGTACTTATACTTGATCCTGAAACAGGTTATATTGAATGTAATTCTGCTGCTTTAAAAATGTTTTCTGTATCATCAAAAGAAGAAATGCTGAAATTAAACACTGCTGAACTTTCACCGAAATATCAACCCGGAGGAAAGCCCTCATTAGAATTGGTAAAAAAAAATATTGACAAAACTCTCAAAGACGGAATGTGTATATTTGAGTGGTTTCATAAAAGCCTTGACGGTACAGAATTTCCTGCAAACGTACTTGCCGTAAAAATTGTATTGGCCGGTAAAACCCTCATACAGGAAACAATCAGGGATATAACTGACTGCAAACAAACAGAGCAAGACCTTCAGGAATCAGCAGCTCGCTACCGCATACTTTATGAATCTGCAAGTGATGCTATTTTTCTGATGAAAGGTGAGATGTTTACCGACTGCAATCAAAAAACTCTCGAAATGTTCGGATGCAAACGTGAAGAAATAGTAGGACACACTCCTATAGAATTTTCTCCTGTTATTCAGCCCGACGGCAAAAAATCTATTGAAAAAGCTATTGAAAAAATCACTAAGGCTGTTAGCGGAAATCCACAGCTTTTTGAGTGGAAGCATAAAAAATTGGACGGCACTCTGTTTGATGCAGAAATCAATTTGAATTCAATTGAACTTTCAACAGGAACCCATATTCAGGCAATTGTTCGTAACATTACCAATCGCAAAAAAGCAGAGCAAAAATTGCAGGAATCAGAGCAACGCTACAGAAACATTTTTGAGAATTCTCTTATCGGCATCTATCAAACTACCCCTGACGGAAGGATTCCGGCAGCAAATCCGGCACTCGTAAATATGTTGGGGTATTCTTCTTTTGAGGAGTTTGCTCAACTTAACTTGGAAAACGAAGCAGATTATCCTATAACAGGAATAAAGCGTTCAGATTTTAAAAAACGCATCGAAAAGGAAGGGCAAATAGTCGGACTTGAATCTATATGGAAAAAAAAAGACGGTACCAATCTGTATATTCGTGAAAATGCACAGATATTTCGTGACGATAAAGGAAATATAAAGTATTACGAAGGAACGGTTGAAGACATCACCTTACAAAAAGAAGCAGAATCAAAAATAAAAGCAAGCAATGAAGAATTAACAGCCACAACCGAAGCTTTAAAACAAAGCAACCGGGAACTTACTATTGCCGTTGAAAAAGCCAAAAGAAGCAAAGAACTGGAAATTGCAAATGAAAAACTTCTGAAAAACGAAAAAATTCAAAAAAAATTAAATGCAGAACTTCGGGCAAGCGAAGAAGAATTAGGCCAATTAAATGAAGAACTTCAAACTTCAAATGAACATATTGAAACTCAATACAGGCAAATTGAAAATCATAAAAACAGATTAAGAGCTGTTTTAGATAATTCAAATACAGTTATTTATGTAAAAAACTTAAAAGGAAAATATTTAATTATAAATAAAAAGTATGAGCAATTGTTTAATATCACAGAAAAAGAAATAATCGGAAAAACAGACTTTGATATTTTCCCACGTGAAGTTGCCGAAAAATTAATTAAAAATGATAAAAAAATACTTAAAGAGAAAAAACCTCTGAAATTTGAAGAAG comes from Bacteroidales bacterium and encodes:
- a CDS encoding SpoIIE family protein phosphatase encodes the protein MKFKGNIVMILIIIVTGTVIFLSYLWNIQLLTNNITDIVKEQRLTVLITHITFFIVILLTIVIFWIILFRQFKQIKEKENISQEYSNKIIKYKKLYREFNQERKTNKSSYEKNIIKLKKESEKLKQEHFAGRLEVDQSNNELIKQSKEQEKLKQELLTQKLQFEQTNSELYRRSKEQEKLKQELFTQRMHVEQKNIMLDSTLNFAKTIQRSIMVNEQKLHDEYQTELVFFPKDIVSGDFYWTADVLNKRKFIAAVDCTEHGVPGAFLSFIGSRLLEEIVHTKQIFQPKEILNFLDENIKKILNQEYSNNSDGMSIALCATEETKEGKMKVIFSGAKLPLFYYQKNEKKVNCISGSRKPIGGEYFDNSEFEEHELLLEKEDILYISTDGFIEQGDIEHNCFGRNTFKKMIEELAKFDIEKQKYFMKQIFEKYRGNTPQRDDVTVLIVKL
- a CDS encoding caspase family protein is translated as MKNLKNILLSLFIFASLIAHSQSPEVSITTGHAGLIMRVALAPQGNLVASNGADHLIKIWDKSSGKEITTLSNKVKGVDNEQRIESMKFFDDGEHLFTSDENGTLKVWNIKEEKIIKSFEGTRGISGLSADIAGNRIVYTDKSLSLVVADLDNRPLKIIPDLNILNIKIVPDNPDQIFAVDLQKNYFIYDIVKEEKLIQFENTGSFLLKAAISQNGKYLAGVYGDMTLTIWDIKTGAVIKKLTGMKPHEIKFHPKTNELMVLHSDNKTGENLIYIYDNKKFELIRKVINIGSFATIMDLSANGKYIAINSSQFENNAYSYTINLINWKSGKKIKTLKSRAHAVWQIAAAKNSPRIASLCGDLNLRIWNISTLQIEKVFPYIQKIAVNGTGNILAMRGYNAEIPGYNAIMFWDLDSAKFKGFIPFTDILFDMKFCADNKHIIVMTFSNEIAVWNINSKIYNTETKETIIIEEAHSMIGASDLKFSSDGKYLLTGSFDQEVAAWETGTWKKIASYTGNIGPVSCVNINFDNDELASGAMGSTVTESDYAVNVWNTSQHELICSLIGHELAVNSIAFNKQNRLLFSGSTDGTIKVWNLNSCKEIMSCISIDYEDYIFVTPDYHYTGSKDALKGVGFKMNGTKLYPFEQYDLRLNRPDIIAERLNIAPANLIKAFKRAYQKRLEKMGYNEDMLNNDFTIPTLIIENKNDIAFQSKSNELTIDISASDKTYPLDRINIWINDVPIYGRDGINLKDNNAEKINKKIKLQLSEGKNKIQVSVLNSKGVESLKETIEIIAPELKKKPDLYIVAVGVSDYMNDEYDLNYAAKDANDLTAIFEKKKDKFENIHIIKILDHDATKENILKTKKELEKTRINDLVIIYTAGHGFLNDNLDYFFATTDIDIFNPSKNGLSYEELESLLENIPARKKLLLMDACHSGEIDFDEYDLYVDNMSDNVVARSVYVSKTSASHIGLDNSFRLMKELFADLRRGSGAVVISSAGGVEYAFESDKLKNGVFTYVLINALKLLKANDNGDNSITISELQKYVMKTVSDLTKGRQNPTVRRENLEFDFEVW